One part of the Arabidopsis thaliana chromosome 4, partial sequence genome encodes these proteins:
- a CDS encoding AMP-dependent synthetase and ligase family protein (AMP-dependent synthetase and ligase family protein; FUNCTIONS IN: catalytic activity; INVOLVED IN: fatty acid biosynthetic process; EXPRESSED IN: 7 plant structures; EXPRESSED DURING: LP.04 four leaves visible, 4 anthesis, petal differentiation and expansion stage; CONTAINS InterPro DOMAIN/s: AMP-binding, conserved site (InterPro:IPR020845), AMP-dependent synthetase/ligase (InterPro:IPR000873); BEST Arabidopsis thaliana protein match is: AMP-dependent synthetase and ligase family protein (TAIR:AT4G23850.1); Has 1807 Blast hits to 1807 proteins in 277 species: Archae - 0; Bacteria - 0; Metazoa - 736; Fungi - 347; Plants - 385; Viruses - 0; Other Eukaryotes - 339 (source: NCBI BLink).) codes for MTSQKRFIFEVEAAKEATDGNPSVGPVYRSTFAQNGFPNPIDGIQSCWDIFRTAVEKYPNNRMLGRREISNGKAGKYVWKTYKEVYDIVIKLGNSLRSCGIKEGEKCGIYGINCCEWIISMEACNAHGLYCVPLYDTLGAGAVEFIISHAEVSIAFVEEKKIPELFKTCPNSTKYMKTVVSFGGVKPEQKEEAEKLGLVIHSWDEFLKLGEGKQYELPIKKPSDICTIMYTSGTTGDPKGVMISNESIVTITTGVMHFLGNVNASLSEKDVYISYLPLAHVFDRAIEECIIQVGGSIGFWRGDVKLLIEDLGELKPSIFCAVPRVLDRVYTGLQQKLSGGGFFKKKVFDVAFSYKFGNMKKGQSHVAASPFCDKLVFNKVKQGLGGNVRIILSGAAPLASHIESFLRVVACCNVLQGYGLTESCAGTFATFPDELDMLGTVGPPVPNVDIRLESVPEMNYDALGSTPRGEICIRGKTLFSGYYKREDLTKEVFIDGWLHTGDVGEWQPNGSMKIIDRKKNIFKLAQGEYVAVENLENVYSQVEVIESIWVYGNSFESFLVAIANPAQQTLERWAVENGVNGDFNSICQNAKAKAFILGELVKTAKENKLKGFEIIKDVHLEPVAFDMERDLLTPTYKKKRPQLLKYYQNVIHEMYKTTKESLASGQ; via the exons atgaCGTCGCAGAAAAGATTCATCTTTGAGGTGGAAGCCGCTAAGGAAGCCACAGATGGAAATCCCTCGGTTGGTCCTGTCTATCGTAGTACTTTTGCTCAGAACGGATTCCCGAACCCGATCGATGGTATCCAAAGCTGCTGGGATATTTTCCG CACGGCTGTTGAGAAGTATCCAAACAATCGAATGCTTGGTCGCCGTGAGATTTCGAACGGGAAG GCAGGAAAGTACGTGTGGAAAACATACAAAGAAGTATACGACATTGTCATAAAACTTGGAAATTCTCTACGTAGTTGCGGGATTAAGGAG GGAGAAAAATGTGGTATATATGGTATAAATTGTTGTGAGTGGATCATTAGCATGGAG GCATGTAATGCACATGGCCTTTATTGTGTCCCTTTATACGATACGTTAG GCGCTGGTGCAGTGGAATTCATCATTTCTCATGCAGAGGTTTCAATTGCTTTcgtggaggagaagaagatcccTGAG CTTTTTAAGACTTGTCCAAActcaacaaaatatatgaaga CTGTTGTGAGCTTTGGCGGTGTCAAACcggaacaaaaagaagaagctgaaaaatTGGGATTGGTAATACATTCGTGGGATGAGTTTTTGAAGCTG GGTGAGGGTAAGCAATATGAGCTTCCCATTAAAAAGCCAAGCGACATATGCACGATTATGTATACTAGCGGAACAACTGGTGACCCGAAGGGAGTTATGATTTCAAATGAAAGCATTGTTACTATAACTACTGGAGTGATGCATTTCCTAGGGAATGTGAATGCAAGC CTATCTGAGAAGGATGTGTATATTTCTTATCTTCCTCTCGCGCACGTCTTTGATCGGGCAATCGAGGAATGTATTATTCAAGTAGGTGGTTCAATTGGTTTCTGGCGCGGG GATGTCAAATTGTTGATTGAAGACCTTGGTGAGCTAAAACCAAGTATCTTTTGCGCCGTTCCTCGTGTCCTAGATCGAGTATACACAG GACTACAGCAGAAACTATCTGGTGGTGGTTTCTTCAAAAAGAAGGTGTTTGATGTTGCTTTTTCCTA TAAATTTGGAAATATGAAGAAAGGACAGTCTCATGTGGCAGCTTCTCCATTTTGTGACAAACTTGTATTCAACAAG GTTAAACAAGGACTTGGAGGCAATGTGAGGATTATTCTGTCTGGAGCGGCTCCTCTCGCTAGTCACATAGAATCTTTTCTAAGAGTTGTTGCATGTTGTAATGTTCTACAAGGATATG gtcTAACTGAGAGTTGTGCTGGAACTTTTGCAACGTTCCCAGACGAACTAGACATGCTTGGGACTGTTGGTCCACCCGTGCCAAACGTCGATATACGCCTTGAATCTGTCCCGGAAATGAATTATGATGCTCTTGGAAGTACTCCGCGAGGCGAAATATGCATACGAggaaaaactttattttcagGGTACTACAAACGTGAAGACCTCACAAAAGAGGTTTTTATCGACGGATGGTTGCACACAG GTGATGTTGGTGAGTGGCAACCAAATGGAAGCATGAAGATAATTGACCGGAAAAAGAACATCTTCAAACTCGCGCAAGGAGAGTATGTCGCTGTTGAGAATTTAGAAAATGTCTACAGTCAAGTAGAAGTTATTGAATCG atATGGGTATATGGAAACAGCTTTGAGTCCTTCCTTGTCGCAATCGCTAACCCGGCCCAACAAACTCTTGAACGATGGGCTGTGGAGAATGGAGTGAATGGAGACTTCAACTCCATCTGCCAAAACGCAAAGGCAAAAGCATTCATACTTGGAGAACTCGTTAAAACAGCCAAAGAGAACAag TTGAAGGGTTTTGAGATCATAAAAGATGTTCATCTGGAACCAGTGGCGTTCGACATGGAACGAGACCTTCTTACTCCAACCTACAAAAAGAAGAGGCCTCAATTGCTCAAATACTATCAG AATGTGATCCATGAAATGTACAAGACAACAAAGGAAAGTCTAGCTTCCGGACAGTAA
- a CDS encoding Protein phosphatase 2C family protein (Protein phosphatase 2C family protein; FUNCTIONS IN: protein serine/threonine phosphatase activity; INVOLVED IN: biological_process unknown; LOCATED IN: cellular_component unknown; CONTAINS InterPro DOMAIN/s: Protein phosphatase 2C (InterPro:IPR015655).): MKTDTTLPIIAEDGDCGDSKRVRVADSGYTVGGQDRPVKLPKIENNGDVGTSEGTHVLVDALMAEVAIKDKDGKTNAGHGVVSVMGRQRAMTTAVSTVVDEIPSYDIFGIFDGLRLAKFFEDRLRRLVKEEVKACHGRGVAADWNKVMKSCFSEAVGTVGTTTSAVVTIVGKEEVIVLCRGGARVVLYSHDGVALPLCHIHHHKYLTKNIFCHLFRMV; this comes from the exons ATGAAAACGGATACTACTCTACCCATAATCGCCGAAGACGGCGACTGTGGCGACAGCAAGAGGGTAAGAGTGGCTGATTCAGGATATACCGTCGGCGGTCAGGACAGACCTgtaaaattaccaaaaatcGAAAACAATG GAGATGTTGGGACATCAGAAGGAACACACGTTTTAGTCGATGCACTAATGGCCGAAGTGgcaattaaagataaagacgGAAAAACAAACGCCGGCCACGGTGTAGTCTCAGTCATGGGACGACAGAGAGCTATGACAACCGCCGTTTCCACCGTCGTCGACGAGATTCCGTCTTATGACATTTTCGGAATCTTCGACGGTCTTAGGCTCGCTAAATTCTTTGAGGACAGGCTGCGTCGGCTCGTGAAAGAGGAGGTGAAAGCATGCCACGGCCGTGGGGTGGCTGCGGACTGGAATAAAGTTATGAAATCCTGTTTTTCCGAGGCGGTAGGGACGGTGGGAACCACCACTTCCGCGGTGGTTACGATAGTCGGAAAAGAGGAAGTGATTGTGTTGTGCCGTGGCGGCGCAAGGGTGGTTTTATACTCTCACGACGGAGTTGCTTTGCCTCTCTGTCATATCCATCATCACAAG tacttaaccaaaaatatcttttgtcACCTTTTTAGGATGGTGTAG
- a CDS encoding Protein phosphatase 2C family protein (Protein phosphatase 2C family protein; FUNCTIONS IN: protein serine/threonine phosphatase activity, catalytic activity; INVOLVED IN: biological_process unknown; LOCATED IN: cellular_component unknown; CONTAINS InterPro DOMAIN/s: Protein phosphatase 2C-related (InterPro:IPR001932), Protein phosphatase 2C (InterPro:IPR015655), Protein phosphatase 2C, N-terminal (InterPro:IPR014045); BEST Arabidopsis thaliana protein match is: highly ABA-induced PP2C gene 3 (TAIR:AT2G29380.1); Has 1807 Blast hits to 1807 proteins in 277 species: Archae - 0; Bacteria - 0; Metazoa - 736; Fungi - 347; Plants - 385; Viruses - 0; Other Eukaryotes - 339 (source: NCBI BLink).), translated as MKTDTTLPIIAEDGDCGDSKRVRVADSGYTVGGQDRPVKLPKIENNGDVGTSEGTHVLVDALMAEVAIKDKDGKTNAGHGVVSVMGRQRAMTTAVSTVVDEIPSYDIFGIFDGLRLAKFFEDRLRRLVKEEVKACHGRGVAADWNKVMKSCFSEAVGTVGTTTSAVVTIVGKEEVIVLCRGGARVVLYSHDGVALPLCHIHHHKDGVEQILKIHKRKKIDDFIVLACDGLWDVVSDDDTYQLVKRCLYGKLPPDGCISESSSTKAAVILAELAIARGSKENINVIVIDLKSSTVS; from the exons ATGAAAACGGATACTACTCTACCCATAATCGCCGAAGACGGCGACTGTGGCGACAGCAAGAGGGTAAGAGTGGCTGATTCAGGATATACCGTCGGCGGTCAGGACAGACCTgtaaaattaccaaaaatcGAAAACAATG GAGATGTTGGGACATCAGAAGGAACACACGTTTTAGTCGATGCACTAATGGCCGAAGTGgcaattaaagataaagacgGAAAAACAAACGCCGGCCACGGTGTAGTCTCAGTCATGGGACGACAGAGAGCTATGACAACCGCCGTTTCCACCGTCGTCGACGAGATTCCGTCTTATGACATTTTCGGAATCTTCGACGGTCTTAGGCTCGCTAAATTCTTTGAGGACAGGCTGCGTCGGCTCGTGAAAGAGGAGGTGAAAGCATGCCACGGCCGTGGGGTGGCTGCGGACTGGAATAAAGTTATGAAATCCTGTTTTTCCGAGGCGGTAGGGACGGTGGGAACCACCACTTCCGCGGTGGTTACGATAGTCGGAAAAGAGGAAGTGATTGTGTTGTGCCGTGGCGGCGCAAGGGTGGTTTTATACTCTCACGACGGAGTTGCTTTGCCTCTCTGTCATATCCATCATCACAAG GATGGTGTAGAGCAAATTCTAAAGATCCATAAACGAAAAAAGATAGACGACTTTATTGTACTTGCATGCGATGGTCTATGGGACGTTGTCTCCGACGATGACACATATCAGCTTGTGAAACGTTGTCTTTACGGCAAATTACCACCAGACGG GTGTATAAGTGAATCAAGCTCGACAAAGGCTGCAGTGATATTGGCAGAGCTTGCAATTGCAAGAGgaagcaaagaaaatataaacgtTATTGTTATTGATCTCAAAAGCTCTACcgtttcttag
- the GH9C3 gene encoding glycosyl hydrolase 9C3 (glycosyl hydrolase 9C3 (GH9C3); FUNCTIONS IN: carbohydrate binding, hydrolase activity, hydrolyzing O-glycosyl compounds, catalytic activity; INVOLVED IN: carbohydrate metabolic process; LOCATED IN: endomembrane system, extracellular region; EXPRESSED IN: 7 plant structures; EXPRESSED DURING: 4 anthesis, E expanded cotyledon stage, D bilateral stage; CONTAINS InterPro DOMAIN/s: Six-hairpin glycosidase (InterPro:IPR012341), Carbohydrate-binding (InterPro:IPR008965), Glycoside hydrolase, family 9, active site (InterPro:IPR018221), Six-hairpin glycosidase-like (InterPro:IPR008928), Glycoside hydrolase, family 9 (InterPro:IPR001701), Carbohydrate binding domain CBM49 (InterPro:IPR019028); BEST Arabidopsis thaliana protein match is: glycosyl hydrolase 9C2 (TAIR:AT1G64390.1); Has 1895 Blast hits to 1880 proteins in 271 species: Archae - 2; Bacteria - 695; Metazoa - 181; Fungi - 19; Plants - 923; Viruses - 0; Other Eukaryotes - 75 (source: NCBI BLink).), which yields MGSRTTISILVVLLLGLVQLAISGHDYKQALSKSILFFEAQRSGHLPPNQRVSWRSHSGLYDGKSSGVDLVGGYYDAGDNVKFGLPMAFTVTTMCWSIIEYGGQLESNGELGHAIDAVKWGTDYFIKAHPEPNVLYGEVGDGKSDHYCWQRPEEMTTDRRAYKIDRNNPGSDLAGETAAAMAAASIVFRRSDPSYSAELLRHAHQLFEFADKYRGKYDSSITVAQKYYRSVSGYNDELLWAAAWLYQATNDKYYLDYLGKNGDSMGGTGWSMTEFGWDVKYAGVQTLVAKVLMQGKGGEHTAVFERYQQKAEQFMCSLLGKSTKNIKKTPGGLIFRQSWNNMQFVTSASFLATVYSDYLSYSKRDLLCSQGNISPSQLLEFSKSQVDYILGDNPRATSYMVGYGENYPRQVHHRGSSIVSFNVDQKFVTCRGGYATWFSRKGSDPNVLTGALVGGPDAYDNFADQRDNYEQTEPATYNNAPLLGVLARLISGSTGFDQLLPGVSPTPSPVIIKPAPVPQRKPTKPPAASSPSPITISQKMTNSWKNEGKVYYRYSTILTNRSTKTLKILKISITKLYGPIWGVTKTGNSFSFPSWMQSLPSGKSMEFVYIHSASPADVLVSNYSLE from the exons atgGGTTCTAGAACCACCATTTCGattcttgttgttcttcttctaggGTTGGTTCAACTTGCAATTTCAGGGCATGACTATAAACAAGCTCTAAGCAAAAgcattctcttctttgaagCTCAGAGATCAGGACACCTCCCTCCTAACCAAAGAGTTTCATGGCGATCTCATTCCGGTCTTTACGATGGCAAATCAAGCGGC GTGGATCTAGTGGGAGGATATTATGACGCCGGAGACAATGTGAAATTCGGGCTTCCGATGGCTTTCACGGTGACAACAATGTGTTGGAGCATCATAGAATACGGTGGCCAGCTGGAATCCAACGGCGAACTTGGCCATGCCATTGACGCCGTTAAGTGGGGAACTGATTATTTCATTAAAGCCCACCCTGAACCTAACGTTCTCTATGGAGAG GTAGGAGATGGTAAGTCGGACCATTATTGTTGGCAAAGGCCAGAGGAAATGACTACTGATCGTAGGGCTTACAAAATTGACCGGAACAATCCCGGTTCGGATCTCGCCGGAGAAACCGCTGCCGCAATGGCTGCCGCTTCCATCGTTTTCCGTCGCTCTGATCCATCATACTCTGCTGAGCTACTCCGTCACGCACATCAG CTATTTGAATTTGCGGACAAATACAGAGGCAAATATGACAGCAGCATTACCGTGGCACAAAAATATTACCGATCCGTCAGCGGTTACAAT GATGAGTTACTATGGGCTGCTGCGTGGTTATACCAAGCAACAAATGATAAATACTATCTAGATTACCTCGGCAAGAATGGCGACTCAATGGGTGGTACGGGCTGGTCGATGACCGAATTTGGTTGGGACGTTAAGTATGCTGGTGTTCAAACCCTTGTGGCCAAG GTTTTGATGCAAGGAAAAGGTGGAGAACATACTGCTGTGTTCGAGAGGTACCAACAGAAAGCAGAACAGTTTATGTGTTCGTTGTTAGGTAAAAGTACAAAGAACATTAAGAAAACTCCAGGGGGTTTGATTTTCCGACAAAGCTGGAATAATATGCAGTTTGTCACGAGTGCTTCATTCTTAGCCACTGTTTACTCCGACTATCTCTCGTACTCCAAAAGAgatcttctttgttctcaagGAAACATTTCTCCATCCCAACTCCTAGAATTTTCTAAATCACAG GTGGATTACATTCTTGGAGACAACCCTAGAGCAACAAGTTACATGGTCGGATACGGAGAGAACTATCCACGACAAGTTCATCATCGTGGTTCGTCTATTGTCTCCTTCAATGTCGATCAAAAGTTCGTTACTTGCCGTGGTGGTTACGCCACATGGTTTAGCCGGAAAGGAAGCGATCCAAATGTTTTAACCGGAGCTCTAGTGGGTGGACCCGACGCCTACGATAACTTCGCTGACCAACGGGACAATTATGAGCAAACCGAACCAGCAACTTACAACAACGCGCCTCTTCTTGGTGTATTAGCCCGGTTAATTTCCGGTTCGACCGGTTTTGACCAGCTGCTTCCCG GTGTTAGTCCGACTCCAAGTCCGGTTATCATAAAACCAGCACCGGTACCACAAAGGAAACCGACAAAACCTCCTG CAGCTTCTTCTCCTAGTCCCATTACCATATCGCAGAAGATGACAAACTCATGGAAGAACGAGGGAAAAGTGTACTATCGATACTCTACGATATTAACCAATAGATCTACgaaaacattgaaaattttgaagatatCAATCACCAAGCTATACGGTCCAATATGGGGTGTGACGAAAACCGGAAATTCATTCAGTTTTCCATCATGGATGCAATCTTTACCATCAGGCAAAAGCATGGAATTTGTCTATATCCACTCAGCTTCTCCGGCAGATGTCTTGGTTTCTAACTATTCTTTGGAATGA
- the GH9C3 gene encoding glycosyl hydrolase 9C3, protein MGSRTTISILVVLLLGLVQLAISGHDYKQALSKSILFFEAQRSGHLPPNQRVSWRSHSGLYDGKSSGVDLVGGYYDAGDNVKFGLPMAFTVTTMCWSIIEYGGQLESNGELGHAIDAVKWGTDYFIKAHPEPNVLYGEVGDGKSDHYCWQRPEEMTTDRRAYKIDRNNPGSDLAGETAAAMAAASIVFRRSDPSYSAELLRHAHQLFEFADKYRGKYDSSITVAQKYYRSVSGYNDELLWAAAWLYQATNDKYYLDYLGKNGDSMGGTGWSMTEFGWDVKYAGVQTLVAKVLMQGKGGEHTAVFERYQQKAEQFMCSLLGKSTKNIKKTPGGLIFRQSWNNMQFVTSASFLATVYSDYLSYSKRDLLCSQGNISPSQLLEFSKSQVDYILGDNPRATSYMVGYGENYPRQVHHRGSSIVSFNVDQKFVTCRGGYATWFSRKGSDPNVLTGALVGGPDAYDNFADQRDNYEQTEPATYNNAPLLGVLARLISGSTGFDQLLPGVSPTPSPVIIKPAPVPQRKPTKPPASSPSPITISQKMTNSWKNEGKVYYRYSTILTNRSTKTLKILKISITKLYGPIWGVTKTGNSFSFPSWMQSLPSGKSMEFVYIHSASPADVLVSNYSLE, encoded by the exons atgGGTTCTAGAACCACCATTTCGattcttgttgttcttcttctaggGTTGGTTCAACTTGCAATTTCAGGGCATGACTATAAACAAGCTCTAAGCAAAAgcattctcttctttgaagCTCAGAGATCAGGACACCTCCCTCCTAACCAAAGAGTTTCATGGCGATCTCATTCCGGTCTTTACGATGGCAAATCAAGCGGC GTGGATCTAGTGGGAGGATATTATGACGCCGGAGACAATGTGAAATTCGGGCTTCCGATGGCTTTCACGGTGACAACAATGTGTTGGAGCATCATAGAATACGGTGGCCAGCTGGAATCCAACGGCGAACTTGGCCATGCCATTGACGCCGTTAAGTGGGGAACTGATTATTTCATTAAAGCCCACCCTGAACCTAACGTTCTCTATGGAGAG GTAGGAGATGGTAAGTCGGACCATTATTGTTGGCAAAGGCCAGAGGAAATGACTACTGATCGTAGGGCTTACAAAATTGACCGGAACAATCCCGGTTCGGATCTCGCCGGAGAAACCGCTGCCGCAATGGCTGCCGCTTCCATCGTTTTCCGTCGCTCTGATCCATCATACTCTGCTGAGCTACTCCGTCACGCACATCAG CTATTTGAATTTGCGGACAAATACAGAGGCAAATATGACAGCAGCATTACCGTGGCACAAAAATATTACCGATCCGTCAGCGGTTACAAT GATGAGTTACTATGGGCTGCTGCGTGGTTATACCAAGCAACAAATGATAAATACTATCTAGATTACCTCGGCAAGAATGGCGACTCAATGGGTGGTACGGGCTGGTCGATGACCGAATTTGGTTGGGACGTTAAGTATGCTGGTGTTCAAACCCTTGTGGCCAAG GTTTTGATGCAAGGAAAAGGTGGAGAACATACTGCTGTGTTCGAGAGGTACCAACAGAAAGCAGAACAGTTTATGTGTTCGTTGTTAGGTAAAAGTACAAAGAACATTAAGAAAACTCCAGGGGGTTTGATTTTCCGACAAAGCTGGAATAATATGCAGTTTGTCACGAGTGCTTCATTCTTAGCCACTGTTTACTCCGACTATCTCTCGTACTCCAAAAGAgatcttctttgttctcaagGAAACATTTCTCCATCCCAACTCCTAGAATTTTCTAAATCACAG GTGGATTACATTCTTGGAGACAACCCTAGAGCAACAAGTTACATGGTCGGATACGGAGAGAACTATCCACGACAAGTTCATCATCGTGGTTCGTCTATTGTCTCCTTCAATGTCGATCAAAAGTTCGTTACTTGCCGTGGTGGTTACGCCACATGGTTTAGCCGGAAAGGAAGCGATCCAAATGTTTTAACCGGAGCTCTAGTGGGTGGACCCGACGCCTACGATAACTTCGCTGACCAACGGGACAATTATGAGCAAACCGAACCAGCAACTTACAACAACGCGCCTCTTCTTGGTGTATTAGCCCGGTTAATTTCCGGTTCGACCGGTTTTGACCAGCTGCTTCCCG GTGTTAGTCCGACTCCAAGTCCGGTTATCATAAAACCAGCACCGGTACCACAAAGGAAACCGACAAAACCTCCTG CTTCTTCTCCTAGTCCCATTACCATATCGCAGAAGATGACAAACTCATGGAAGAACGAGGGAAAAGTGTACTATCGATACTCTACGATATTAACCAATAGATCTACgaaaacattgaaaattttgaagatatCAATCACCAAGCTATACGGTCCAATATGGGGTGTGACGAAAACCGGAAATTCATTCAGTTTTCCATCATGGATGCAATCTTTACCATCAGGCAAAAGCATGGAATTTGTCTATATCCACTCAGCTTCTCCGGCAGATGTCTTGGTTTCTAACTATTCTTTGGAATGA
- the GH9C3 gene encoding glycosyl hydrolase 9C3, whose product MGSRTTISILVVLLLGLVQLAISGHDYKQALSKSILFFEAQRSGHLPPNQRVSWRSHSGLYDGKSSGVDLVGGYYDAGDNVKFGLPMAFTVTTMCWSIIEYGGQLESNGELGHAIDAVKWGTDYFIKAHPEPNVLYGEVGDGKSDHYCWQRPEEMTTDRRAYKIDRNNPGSDLAGETAAAMAAASIVFRRSDPSYSAELLRHAHQLFEFADKYRGKYDSSITVAQKYYRSVSGYNDELLWAAAWLYQATNDKYYLDYLGKNGDSMGGTGWSMTEFGWDVKYAGVQTLVAKVLMQGKGGEHTAVFERYQQKAEQFMCSLLGKSTKNIKKTPGGLIFRQSWNNMQFVTSASFLATVYSDYLSYSKRDLLCSQGNISPSQLLEFSKSQVDYILGDNPRATSYMVGYGENYPRQVHHRGSSIVSFNVDQKFVTCRGGYATWFSRKGSDPNVLTGALVGGPDAYDNFADQRDNYEQTEPATYNNAPLLGVLARLISGSTGFDQLLPGVSPTPSPVIIKPAPVPQRKPTKPPGLSYLDFLCQHRDIPI is encoded by the exons atgGGTTCTAGAACCACCATTTCGattcttgttgttcttcttctaggGTTGGTTCAACTTGCAATTTCAGGGCATGACTATAAACAAGCTCTAAGCAAAAgcattctcttctttgaagCTCAGAGATCAGGACACCTCCCTCCTAACCAAAGAGTTTCATGGCGATCTCATTCCGGTCTTTACGATGGCAAATCAAGCGGC GTGGATCTAGTGGGAGGATATTATGACGCCGGAGACAATGTGAAATTCGGGCTTCCGATGGCTTTCACGGTGACAACAATGTGTTGGAGCATCATAGAATACGGTGGCCAGCTGGAATCCAACGGCGAACTTGGCCATGCCATTGACGCCGTTAAGTGGGGAACTGATTATTTCATTAAAGCCCACCCTGAACCTAACGTTCTCTATGGAGAG GTAGGAGATGGTAAGTCGGACCATTATTGTTGGCAAAGGCCAGAGGAAATGACTACTGATCGTAGGGCTTACAAAATTGACCGGAACAATCCCGGTTCGGATCTCGCCGGAGAAACCGCTGCCGCAATGGCTGCCGCTTCCATCGTTTTCCGTCGCTCTGATCCATCATACTCTGCTGAGCTACTCCGTCACGCACATCAG CTATTTGAATTTGCGGACAAATACAGAGGCAAATATGACAGCAGCATTACCGTGGCACAAAAATATTACCGATCCGTCAGCGGTTACAAT GATGAGTTACTATGGGCTGCTGCGTGGTTATACCAAGCAACAAATGATAAATACTATCTAGATTACCTCGGCAAGAATGGCGACTCAATGGGTGGTACGGGCTGGTCGATGACCGAATTTGGTTGGGACGTTAAGTATGCTGGTGTTCAAACCCTTGTGGCCAAG GTTTTGATGCAAGGAAAAGGTGGAGAACATACTGCTGTGTTCGAGAGGTACCAACAGAAAGCAGAACAGTTTATGTGTTCGTTGTTAGGTAAAAGTACAAAGAACATTAAGAAAACTCCAGGGGGTTTGATTTTCCGACAAAGCTGGAATAATATGCAGTTTGTCACGAGTGCTTCATTCTTAGCCACTGTTTACTCCGACTATCTCTCGTACTCCAAAAGAgatcttctttgttctcaagGAAACATTTCTCCATCCCAACTCCTAGAATTTTCTAAATCACAG GTGGATTACATTCTTGGAGACAACCCTAGAGCAACAAGTTACATGGTCGGATACGGAGAGAACTATCCACGACAAGTTCATCATCGTGGTTCGTCTATTGTCTCCTTCAATGTCGATCAAAAGTTCGTTACTTGCCGTGGTGGTTACGCCACATGGTTTAGCCGGAAAGGAAGCGATCCAAATGTTTTAACCGGAGCTCTAGTGGGTGGACCCGACGCCTACGATAACTTCGCTGACCAACGGGACAATTATGAGCAAACCGAACCAGCAACTTACAACAACGCGCCTCTTCTTGGTGTATTAGCCCGGTTAATTTCCGGTTCGACCGGTTTTGACCAGCTGCTTCCCG GTGTTAGTCCGACTCCAAGTCCGGTTATCATAAAACCAGCACCGGTACCACAAAGGAAACCGACAAAACCTCCTGGTTTGTCATATTTAGATTTCTTATGCCAACATCGTGATATACCAATTTGA